The genomic interval GGCCCGGCCGGCTTCATTGCGATTGCCGAAACTTCCGGCCTGATCCTGCCGCTGGGCCGCTGGGTGCTGCGCACCGCCTGCCAGCAACTGGCGCTGTGGGCCGCCGCGCCCGCCACCGCCCACCTCACCCTGGCCGTGAACGTCAGCGTGCGCCAGTTCCTGCAGCCCGATTTCGTGGCCGAGACCCTGGCCATCCTGCACGAGAGCGGCGCCGACCCGGCGCGCCTGAAGCTCGAGCTGACGGAGACCCTGATGATCGAAGGCGTCGAGGAAACCATCGGCAAAATGCGCGCCCTGCGCGAGCACGGCATCCGCTTCTCGCTCGACGACTTCGGCACCGGCTACTCCTCGCTCAGCTACCTCAAGCGCCTGCCGCTCGACCAGCTGAAAATCGACCAGAGCTTCGTACGCGACGTGCTGGACGACCCGAACGACGCCTCGATCGCGCGCAGCGTGGTGGCGCTGGGCAAATCGCTGGGGTTGGGGATCATTGCGGAAGGGGTGGAAACCGAGGCCCAGCGCTCCTTCCTGGCAGGGATCGGCTGCGACAACTGGCAGGGGTATCTGTTCAGCCGGCCGGTGGATGCCAGGACGCTGGAGGAATTGGCGGCGTGAGAATTTCGTAGGGTGGGCACTCGTGCCCACGCGGTCTCACCGCATGCACGGACGCGGCATCACACCCAGCGATGGGTACATATACCGCCGCGGGCGAGAGTGCGGCAATCATCCGCACGACCGCGTGGGCACAAGTGCCCACCCTACGTTGAGCCAGCGTCAATACAAATCGCACACGCAAAAAAAAGCGCACCGTAAGTGCGCTCTTGAATCATGGTCACGTCCCGGCCGCTAGGCGTACCCGCAGGCTCTGTCGAACGTGTGTCTCCTCACATGATCTCCGGTATGGACTACCGTTTTTTTCTCTGCCCTCCCCAAGACGCGATGTCCGGGCGCCGTGCACCGTATGGGTGCCGACAGCGCTCCATCATAACGCAACTGTGACTTCAAAAGAATAGATTTTTATATACGTTTTTCGAAAATCAATTGTAGATGAGGTTAGGCAGCCACAGCGAAATCGCCGGTACATAGGTCACCAGCAGCAGGAAACCGAGCATCGTCAGCAGCCACGGCATCACCGCCACCGTCAGCTCGGAAATGCCCATCTTCGTGATGCCGGACGCCACGTACAGGTTCAGTCCCACCGGCGGATGGCACATGCCCACTTCCATGTTCACCACGATCAGGATGCCGAAGTGGATCGGGTCGATCCCCAGCTTCATTGCCACCGGGAACAGGATCGGCGCCATGATCAGCACGATCGACGAAGGCTCCATCACGTTACCCGCCAGCAAGAGCAAGATGTTCACCACCAGCAGGAAGCCGATCACGCCCAGGCCCTGGTCGGTCAGCCAGCCGGCCATCTGCTGCGGGATGTTTTCGCTCGTCATCAGGAACGAGAACAGCACGGCGTTCGTGATGATGTACAGCAGCATGGCCGACAGCGCGGCCGAGTCCAGCAGCACCTTGCCGACCTGGGCCAGGCGCAAGTCCTTGTAGACGAAGACGGCGATGATGAAGGCGTACACGGCGGCGATCGCTGCCGCTTCCGTCGGCGTGAAGATGCCGGAATAGATCCCGCCCATCACGATCACGATCAGGAACAGGCCCCAGGCGCTGCGGCGAAAGGCGGTCCAGCGCTCGCCCCAGGTGGCGCGGTTCATGCGCGGGTAGCCGCGCTTTTTCGCGATGACCCAGGTCGTCAGGCCCAGCAGGAAAGCCAGCATCAGGCCCGGCACCACGCCGGCCATGAACAGCTGGCCGACCGAGGTGTTGGTCGTCACCGAATACATCACCATCACGATCGAAGGCGGAATCAGGATGCCGAGCGCGCCCGAAGTGGTAATCACCCCGGCGCCGAAGCGTTTCGGGTAGCCCTGCTTGACCATCGCCGGCAGGATGATGGAACCGATCGCGACCACCGTGGCCGGGCTCGAACCCGACACCGCCGCAAACAGCGCGCAGGCGACGACGCCGGCCAGCGCCAGGCCGCCATGCCAGTGGCCGACCATCGAGGTGGCGAAGCGGATCATGCGCCGCGCCACCCCGCCGTGGGTCAGGAAGTTACCGGCCAGGATGAAGAACGGGATCGCCATGATCTCGAACTTCTCGATGCCGGTGAAGAGCTTCAGGGCCACCGATTCGATCGGCACCGTCGTCATGGTGAACAGGAAGGCGAGCACCGTGAGGCCGAGCGAGATCGAGATCGGCATCCCGGTCAGCATCAACAGCAGCAGCAGGATGAAAATGATGGCCGCGTTCATACGACACCTTTCGAAATCGGCAGGTCGTCGTCATCGAGGCCGCCCAGGCCTTCGACGTGACCATGGTCATGGTGCGGCACTTCGCCGGTGCGCAGGAAGCCCACCGTTACCTGCAGGAAGCGGAAGCACATCAGGTAGGAGCCGAGCGGGACGGCCAGGTAGATGATCCACATCGGCCATTCGAGGTCGGCCGAGGTCTGGTCGGTCTCGGACATGTGCCAGACGAAGTTGGCGCCGAGGGTGCCGACGATGCCGGTAAACAGCGCGCCAGCGAGCAGGCCGAGCACGATGAACTTGGCGCGCCAGCGCTCGTTCAGGCGGTTGACCAGCACGTCGACGCCGACGTGGATGCCGGTGCGCACGCCATAGGCTGCGCCGAATTTCGCCATCCACACGAACATGTAGATGCACAGTTCCTGGGCCCAGCTGGTATTGATCTGGATGAGAAAGTCCTGCATCGCCGGGATCGGCACGCCGGACAGGTAGCGGTGCACCACCGCGATGAAGATGACGATCGTTGCCGCCGCCATCAGGGTCGCGATGATCCACTCTTCGAGTCGATCGAGGTATTTCATGGTGTCTTTCGGATGGGATGGGCAGGCCGCGCGGGCGCGGGCCGCCTGCGCTGCGAGCATGGCGGCGCCGCGATCCCGCCGGGAGCCGCGGCGCCTGCCTGCTTGATGGTACCGCTTACTTCTTCGCCGTCTCGCGGCTGATCGCCTGCACCAGGTCCTTGCCGATGCGGCTTTCCATCTGCTTGTGCACCGGCAGCAGGGCATTGCGCCACTGTGCCTGTTCGGCCGGGGTCGGGTTGTAGATCGTGGTCTTGCCGGCCTTGCGGATGGCTTCCATGGCCAGGTCGTTGTCGCGCTGGGCGATCGCTTTCTCGAAGGTGGTGGCATCGCGCATGGCCTGCTCGAGCTGGCCGCGGATGTCGGCCGGCAGGCCGTCCCAGAACTTCTTGTTGACGATGACGGCGTAGCCCAGGTAACCGTGGTTCGATACCGTCAGGTGCTTCTGCACCTCGTGCATCTTCTGGGTGTACATGTTCGACGGCGGGTTCTCGGTGCCGTCCACCACGCCGGTCTGCAGCGCCTGGTAGACCTCGGAGAAGGCCAGCACCTGCGGGTTGGCGCCGAGCGCACGCATCTGGGCGTCGAGCACCTTCGAGGACTGGATGCGCATTTTCAGGCCGCGGAAATCGGCCGGGGTATGCAGCGGCTTGTTGGCCGACATGATCTTGAAGCCGTTATCCCAGTAAGCCAGCCCCGTGATGCCCTTCGGCTCCAGCTTTTTCAAGAGGCCCTTGCCGATCGGGCCTTCGGTAACCGAGTACAGCGCCGTCTTCGACGGGAAGATGTACGGCAGGTCGAAGGCTTCGAATTCCTTCACGCCGAGCGGGCCGAATTTCGCCAGCGACGGCGCCAGCATCTGCACCGCGCCCAGCTGCAGCGCTTCGAGTTCTTCCTTGTCCTTGTAGAGCTGGCTGTTCGGATACACTTCGACCTTGACGCGGCCGTTCGTCAGCTTCTCGGCTTGCGCCTTGAAGCGCTCGGCGGCCTGGCCTTTCGGCGTATCGGTGGCCACCACGTGGCTGAACTTGATGACGATGGGTGCCTGGGCCCAGGCGGCGTTCATCGACATGGCCACGGCGAAAGCCGCGACGAGCGCTTTGATCTGCATGTTTTGTCTCCTTGACGTTATCGATCACGTTGAATCGCGTATTGTATTCGGCAGTGATGTATTTACCAACGCTGGCGAGTCTGCTTGCCCGCATTTCGCGTTGCAATTGTGGAATTCCACAATAGCATCAGCTTGAGAAACCATCCACGGTAGCGCATGAAAAATCCGTTCAAGTTGCCGCGCCGTGCCCACCTGTCGCGCCCCTGGCGCTGGCTGGTGCCGGTGCTGCTGGTGCTGCTGTTCCTGGCCGTGCTGCTCTGGCTGCCCTGGCAGGCGCGCCAGATGGAGAGCAACGAGCGCCAGGAGCAGCTGATCGCCGACACCCTGTGGGTCGAACAGACGCTGCGCTTCGAACTCGCGCGCAGCGAAGAGGCACTGGCCACGCTCGGCGCCGACCTGGTGGGCACCCCGCCCCCACCCGACGTATTGCGCGCGCGCCTGGCGCAGATGTTCAAGAACGGCCACGAGCTGCGCCGCGTGCTGTGGCTGGACGCGAACGGCCGCGTGCTGGCGCACCATGGCGCCGAGCCGGCGGGGGGGCAGCCTGGACGCGATCGGCCGCGAGACCGACGAGATGGCGCGCCTGACCCGTACCGGCCGCTACACCGAGCCCTATGGCGCAAGCAGCCACGCGCCCGGCCTGGTCGACTACTACCTGCCCCTGTATCGCGAAGCTACCTACGCAGGCAGCATCGTCGCCACCTACAGCCTCAAGATCCTGCTGGACGAGACCGTGCCCGGTGGTTCGCGCAGGACAACGCCCTCTCCCTGCTCGATCGTAACGACGCGATCGTGGCATCGCGGGCCGACGGCGGCCCCGGGCGCGGCGTCTACACGCACCGGCGCGCCCTCGACCTGCCGGGCGCCTCGATCGTGCTGGCCACCGACAGCGTCAAGGGCGCGCCGCGCCTGCTGCCGAACCTGCTGGTCGGCTCTGTCATCGTGCTCGCCCTCGGCCTGCTGCTGAGCCTGCTTACCTTGTGGCGCCACATCTCGCGTCGCCTCGCCGCCGAGGGCGCGCTGCGCCAGCAGATGGCCTTCCGCACGGCGATGGAGAATTCCCTGATGACGGGCTTGCGCGCACGCGACCTGGAAGGACGCGTCACCTATGTCAATAAAGCCTTTTGCCAGATGGTCGGATTGCCGCCGGAAGAACTGCTGGGCAAGAAGCCGCCGATGCCCTACTGGGCGCCGGAAGCGATGGCCGAGTACGAGGAGCGTTTCGCCGCCGTGCTGGCCGGTACCGCCACGCCCCAGTTCGAGACCGTGTTCCAGCGCTCGGACGGCGTGCGCGTGCCGGTGCTCGTGTTCGAGGCGCCCCTGCGCGACAGCCGCGGCGAGCAGACCGGGTGGATGAGTTCCATCCTCGACATCACCGACCGCAAGAAGGCCGAGGAACTCAATCGCCAGCAGCAGGAAAAACTGGAAGCAAGCGCCCGCCTGGCCACCATGGGCGAGATCTCGTCGATGCTGGCGCACGAATTGAACCAGCCGCTGGCGGCGATTTCCAGCTATACCGCAGGCGCCCTGAACGTGCTGGAACGCGCCGACAGTGGCGTGCCGGTCGAACCAAACCTGCTGCGCCGCGCGCTGGAACAGGCGCGCCAGCAGGCCCAGCGCGCCGGCCAGATCATCAAGAGCGTGCACGAGTTCGTGAAAAAGAGCGAACCGCAGCGCGAACAGGTGGAAATCAAGAGCGTGATCGACGGCGTACGCGCCCTCGTCGAGCTGCAGGCGCGCAAATCCTACGTGGCGCTGCAGGTGCACCTGCCGCCGCAGCTGCCGCCGGTGCTGGCCGACCGCCTGATGCTGGAACAGGTGCTGCTGAACCTGACGAGGAACGGCATCGAGGCGATGGCCGAGGTGGCGCCGGAGCGGCGCATCCTGCGCATCGCGGCTGCCGCCGACCCGAGCCAGGTGTCGGTCTCGGTGATCGACCACGGCCATGGCATTGCACCGGATGTGGCCGAGCGCCTGTTTTCCCCCTTCTTCTCGACCAAGGCCGAAGGCATGGGCATGGGCCTGTCGATCTGCCGCACCGCAATCGAGTTCCATGGCGGTACCCTGACGCATGCGCCGAACCCGGGCGGCGGCACCGTGTTCACATTCAGCCTGCCGCGCCAGGGCGCATCCGCCGAGCTACAATAAATCCAACAGGAGACCCGCATGCTGCATATCGTCGACGACGAAGACGTAATCCGCGACGCCCTCGCCTGGCTGGCGCAATCGCGCGGGCTGGCGGTGCGCGAACACGCGGGCGGCCAGGCCTTCCTCGACAGCCTGGGCGAGCCCGACACCGGCGGCGACTGCGTGCTGCTGGACGTGCGCATGCCCGACATGAATGGCGTCGCCGTGTTCGACCAGATCATCAGCCGCGGCCTGCTGCCGCGCCTGCCCGTGATCTTCCTCACCGGCCATGGCGACGTGCCGATGGCGGTCGATTCGCTCAAGCGCGGCGCCTTCGACTTCTTCGAAAAACCCTTCAACGACAACCAGCTGATGGACCGCGTCGACCAGGCCCTGGCCGCCTCGCGCGCGGCTGCCAGCGCGGCCCAGGTACAGGCGCGGCTGGCAACCTTGTCGGCACGCGAACGCGAAGTGCTCGACCTGATTTTAGCGGGCAAGATGAACAAGGTGGTGGCGGACGAGCTGGGCATCAGCATGCGGACCGTCGAGGTGCACCGGGCGCATATCTTCGACAAGATGCAGGTGAAGACGGCGGTGGAGCTGGCGGGCTTGTTGAAGTAGCGCCTGTTGGTGCCGCGCTGGTGGGGCTGTTGCCTGTGCTGTTCGTGGCGCATTCCATCCGCGTGGGCATGAATGCCCACCCTACGGGACACGTTAGCTGGTTCGGGGTTCGCATGAGCTCGCCACTACAATTTCCCGTAGGGTGGGCACCTGTGCCCACGCGGATTGAAGGCCCCACGAACAGAACAGGCAACAGCCCCACAAGCCCAAGCAAACCGCTCCAACCAGCCTCTTGCGATCCCCGAATCCGCCCCTACCTGTTTGTCATCCCTCCCGCACCCATTCCCCGCACTTTTAGGCAGCGCAAGACGCGCTACCGAACCTGGCCACGTGGTTTGTCCACGGTGCGCACAGGACGTGCCAGGACGTCCTGTTTGGAGGATCGCTTGTAAAATCAACTTGAACGCGTCGCCGCCTGCGCTCGTGCGATGCCAACTTCTTTAGGGAAAGCAGATGAACGAAAAGACAGTTGCAGACAGGATGTTTTTGCGCAATGCGAAGTCGATGCAGGTCATCAACGGCGGGGTGCACCCCACCGTCGTATCGCAGCTTCCGCAGGAATTGATACAGGAAGGCGACGGCCCCTTCGACGTGATCATGCTGTGGTGCCTGAACCGCAAGGACCTCGAGCAATACCTGCCGCAGGCGAAGGAGCGCCTGGGCGACAAGGGCTCCCTGTGGATCGCCTACCTGAAGCAGACGGCCTCGAAAGCCACTGATATCAATCGCGACTCGATCAACGCCTATCTGAAGGAAAACGGTATCACCGCCGTGGCGATGATCTCGATCGATGGCGACTGGTCGGCCCTGCGTGCGAAACGCATCGAAGTATGAGCCTCGGGCTTGTGCCGCCTGCGCCGCGCATCATGCAAGGCGCGTCATGAATCGGCATGGCAGCTCAAGGCCCACGCCACGTGTTCGCGCACCAGCGCGGACGGGTGCTGCGCGCGTGCATGCAGTGCCGCCACGATGAGCGGGTCGCCGCGGCGCGCGCCTGCCGCATTGCCGAGGCCGACGGCCA from Massilia sp. Se16.2.3 carries:
- a CDS encoding DUF3052 family protein; its protein translation is MFLRNAKSMQVINGGVHPTVVSQLPQELIQEGDGPFDVIMLWCLNRKDLEQYLPQAKERLGDKGSLWIAYLKQTASKATDINRDSINAYLKENGITAVAMISIDGDWSALRAKRIEV
- a CDS encoding TRAP transporter small permease, coding for MKYLDRLEEWIIATLMAAATIVIFIAVVHRYLSGVPIPAMQDFLIQINTSWAQELCIYMFVWMAKFGAAYGVRTGIHVGVDVLVNRLNERWRAKFIVLGLLAGALFTGIVGTLGANFVWHMSETDQTSADLEWPMWIIYLAVPLGSYLMCFRFLQVTVGFLRTGEVPHHDHGHVEGLGGLDDDDLPISKGVV
- a CDS encoding response regulator transcription factor: MLHIVDDEDVIRDALAWLAQSRGLAVREHAGGQAFLDSLGEPDTGGDCVLLDVRMPDMNGVAVFDQIISRGLLPRLPVIFLTGHGDVPMAVDSLKRGAFDFFEKPFNDNQLMDRVDQALAASRAAASAAQVQARLATLSAREREVLDLILAGKMNKVVADELGISMRTVEVHRAHIFDKMQVKTAVELAGLLK
- a CDS encoding TRAP transporter large permease, producing MNAAIIFILLLLLMLTGMPISISLGLTVLAFLFTMTTVPIESVALKLFTGIEKFEIMAIPFFILAGNFLTHGGVARRMIRFATSMVGHWHGGLALAGVVACALFAAVSGSSPATVVAIGSIILPAMVKQGYPKRFGAGVITTSGALGILIPPSIVMVMYSVTTNTSVGQLFMAGVVPGLMLAFLLGLTTWVIAKKRGYPRMNRATWGERWTAFRRSAWGLFLIVIVMGGIYSGIFTPTEAAAIAAVYAFIIAVFVYKDLRLAQVGKVLLDSAALSAMLLYIITNAVLFSFLMTSENIPQQMAGWLTDQGLGVIGFLLVVNILLLLAGNVMEPSSIVLIMAPILFPVAMKLGIDPIHFGILIVVNMEVGMCHPPVGLNLYVASGITKMGISELTVAVMPWLLTMLGFLLLVTYVPAISLWLPNLIYN
- a CDS encoding PAS domain S-box protein, which produces MKNPFKLPRRAHLSRPWRWLVPVLLVLLFLAVLLWLPWQARQMESNERQEQLIADTLWVEQTLRFELARSEEALATLGADLVGTPPPPDVLRARLAQMFKNGHELRRVLWLDANGRVLAHHGAEPAGGQPGRDRPRDRRDGAPDPYRPLHRALWRKQPRARPGRLLPAPVSRSYLRRQHRRHLQPQDPAGRDRARWFAQDNALSLLDRNDAIVASRADGGPGRGVYTHRRALDLPGASIVLATDSVKGAPRLLPNLLVGSVIVLALGLLLSLLTLWRHISRRLAAEGALRQQMAFRTAMENSLMTGLRARDLEGRVTYVNKAFCQMVGLPPEELLGKKPPMPYWAPEAMAEYEERFAAVLAGTATPQFETVFQRSDGVRVPVLVFEAPLRDSRGEQTGWMSSILDITDRKKAEELNRQQQEKLEASARLATMGEISSMLAHELNQPLAAISSYTAGALNVLERADSGVPVEPNLLRRALEQARQQAQRAGQIIKSVHEFVKKSEPQREQVEIKSVIDGVRALVELQARKSYVALQVHLPPQLPPVLADRLMLEQVLLNLTRNGIEAMAEVAPERRILRIAAAADPSQVSVSVIDHGHGIAPDVAERLFSPFFSTKAEGMGMGLSICRTAIEFHGGTLTHAPNPGGGTVFTFSLPRQGASAELQ
- a CDS encoding TRAP transporter substrate-binding protein, which encodes MQIKALVAAFAVAMSMNAAWAQAPIVIKFSHVVATDTPKGQAAERFKAQAEKLTNGRVKVEVYPNSQLYKDKEELEALQLGAVQMLAPSLAKFGPLGVKEFEAFDLPYIFPSKTALYSVTEGPIGKGLLKKLEPKGITGLAYWDNGFKIMSANKPLHTPADFRGLKMRIQSSKVLDAQMRALGANPQVLAFSEVYQALQTGVVDGTENPPSNMYTQKMHEVQKHLTVSNHGYLGYAVIVNKKFWDGLPADIRGQLEQAMRDATTFEKAIAQRDNDLAMEAIRKAGKTTIYNPTPAEQAQWRNALLPVHKQMESRIGKDLVQAISRETAKK